One segment of Verrucomicrobiaceae bacterium DNA contains the following:
- a CDS encoding sulfatase-like hydrolase/transferase — protein MRTLLFSLSVLCSSLCAAAPRPNVILIMADDFGYECVRANGGESYQTPVLDQLAAGGVRFENCHVQPLCTPTRVQLMTGRYNVRNYLNFGTLLRTETTFGQLFQKAGFKTGICGKWQLGQELDAPQHFGFAESCLWQHTRRPPRYANAGLEFNGVEKNYTQGEYGPDVVNDWAMDFVTRHQAAPFFLYYPMMLTHDPFQPTPDSAEYDRTMSSESRLRDEKHFAVMVTYMDKLIGKLLAKLESLSLRENTLVLFVGDNGTSSKMSSRFRGAEFQGGKGKTTHRGTHVPMIASWPAVIRDGRVSRDLISSTDFLPTICAAAGIDVPANVDGVSFLPQLRGEFGTPREWLYMWYSPRQSKDMRVSECVFDETHKLYRDGSFFDLRTDPEEKSPLPAADAPAKLKAALATFREARPVELDEAFQQSGKGKQPKKKKKP, from the coding sequence ATGCGTACGCTGCTCTTTTCTCTCTCCGTCCTCTGCTCTTCGCTCTGTGCGGCGGCTCCTCGTCCGAATGTGATTCTGATCATGGCGGATGATTTTGGCTATGAGTGTGTGCGGGCGAATGGCGGTGAGTCATATCAGACGCCCGTGCTCGATCAGTTGGCGGCAGGGGGCGTGCGCTTTGAGAATTGCCATGTGCAGCCGCTTTGCACGCCTACGCGGGTGCAGCTCATGACGGGGCGCTACAATGTGCGGAACTATCTCAATTTTGGCACGCTGTTGCGCACGGAGACGACTTTCGGGCAGCTTTTCCAAAAAGCGGGCTTCAAGACAGGGATCTGCGGGAAATGGCAGCTCGGGCAGGAGCTGGATGCGCCGCAGCATTTCGGCTTCGCGGAGTCTTGCCTGTGGCAGCACACGCGGCGGCCTCCGCGCTATGCGAACGCGGGTCTGGAGTTCAATGGCGTGGAGAAAAACTACACGCAGGGCGAGTATGGCCCGGATGTGGTCAATGACTGGGCAATGGACTTCGTCACACGGCATCAGGCGGCACCATTCTTCCTGTATTATCCGATGATGCTGACGCATGACCCTTTCCAGCCCACGCCTGATAGTGCGGAGTATGATCGCACGATGAGCAGTGAGTCGCGGCTGCGTGATGAAAAGCACTTCGCCGTGATGGTGACCTACATGGATAAGCTCATCGGCAAGCTGCTGGCGAAACTGGAGTCGCTGTCGCTGCGGGAGAATACGCTGGTGCTCTTCGTGGGTGATAATGGCACCAGCAGCAAGATGAGCAGCCGTTTTCGCGGTGCGGAGTTTCAGGGGGGCAAGGGCAAGACGACGCACCGTGGCACGCATGTGCCGATGATCGCGAGCTGGCCGGCGGTAATCCGCGATGGCCGCGTGAGCCGCGATCTGATCAGCAGCACAGATTTCCTACCCACGATCTGCGCTGCGGCGGGCATCGACGTGCCTGCGAATGTGGATGGGGTGAGCTTTCTGCCGCAACTGCGCGGTGAGTTCGGCACGCCGCGTGAGTGGCTGTATATGTGGTACTCTCCCCGGCAGTCCAAAGACATGCGTGTGAGCGAGTGTGTGTTTGATGAAACGCATAAGCTTTACCGCGATGGCAGCTTTTTCGACCTGCGGACTGATCCCGAGGAGAAGTCTCCCCTACCTGCTGCGGATGCTCCTGCGAAGCTAAAGGCGGCGCTCGCGACCTTCCGCGAGGCGCGGCCTGTGGAGCTGGATGAGGCCTTTCAGCAGTCCGGGAAAGGCAAGCAGCCAAAGAAGAAGAAAAAGCCGTAA
- a CDS encoding NADH-quinone oxidoreductase subunit C, producing the protein MNAAQMADALKQKFGSAVLETKEFRGEHTLIVTLAGAKPLLKYCRDELAFDYLVDVSSLDYMGKEPRFEMVYELYGYGHHQHLRVRAAVAENEEVPTVSDIWPTADWHEREVYDMMGIRFSGHPDLRRILMWEGYPFFPLRKDFPLEGKPSDMPDVGFTKTAPMADGPFVTSAGCGDTVTREPRSRRPVE; encoded by the coding sequence ATGAATGCCGCCCAGATGGCCGATGCCCTGAAGCAAAAATTCGGCTCCGCCGTGCTCGAAACGAAGGAATTCCGTGGCGAGCACACGCTCATCGTCACGCTCGCCGGTGCCAAGCCGCTGCTGAAGTACTGCCGGGATGAGCTGGCCTTCGATTACCTGGTGGACGTCTCCAGCCTCGATTACATGGGCAAAGAGCCACGCTTTGAGATGGTGTATGAGCTGTATGGCTACGGTCACCACCAGCACCTCCGCGTGCGAGCCGCCGTGGCGGAGAATGAAGAAGTCCCCACCGTCAGCGACATCTGGCCCACCGCCGACTGGCACGAGCGCGAGGTGTACGACATGATGGGCATCCGCTTCAGCGGCCACCCCGACCTGCGCCGCATCCTCATGTGGGAGGGCTACCCCTTCTTCCCGCTGCGCAAAGATTTCCCACTGGAGGGCAAGCCCAGCGACATGCCCGACGTGGGCTTCACCAAGACCGCGCCCATGGCCGATGGCCCCTTTGTCACCAGCGCAGGCTGTGGCGATACCGTGACCCGCGAGCCACGCTCCCGCAGGCCGGTGGAGTGA
- a CDS encoding PQQ-binding-like beta-propeller repeat protein, which translates to MQIKWHNAASPLIDGNVLLLAGGGAGEALIGLDKNTGKVLWKGEDDKMTHATPILADIHGIHQAIFFTQTGLVGVNPQKGDVIWRAEFPYKVSTAASPVVFEDIVYCSAGYGVGAGAFKLAKKGSKLEATQIWRRENECFNHWSTPVVKDGYLYGMFSFKEYGKGPLACVDIRTGEDKWKEAGFGPGQVILAGDQIIATSDKGEIVVAQAQPSQYKETARKDVLDGKVWSYPILAGGKIFARSTTEGVCLDLN; encoded by the coding sequence GTGCAGATCAAATGGCACAACGCCGCCTCCCCGCTCATCGACGGCAATGTCCTGCTCCTCGCAGGCGGTGGTGCAGGCGAGGCGCTGATCGGTCTCGACAAAAACACCGGCAAAGTCCTCTGGAAAGGTGAGGACGATAAGATGACCCACGCCACCCCCATTCTGGCAGACATCCACGGCATCCATCAGGCCATCTTCTTCACCCAGACCGGCCTCGTGGGCGTGAACCCGCAGAAGGGCGATGTCATCTGGCGTGCTGAGTTCCCCTACAAAGTGAGCACCGCAGCCTCACCCGTCGTCTTTGAAGACATCGTGTATTGCAGCGCCGGTTACGGCGTCGGCGCAGGTGCCTTCAAGCTCGCCAAAAAAGGCAGCAAGCTCGAAGCCACGCAGATCTGGCGTCGTGAAAACGAGTGCTTCAATCACTGGAGCACCCCCGTGGTGAAAGACGGCTATCTCTACGGCATGTTCAGCTTCAAAGAATACGGCAAAGGCCCCCTCGCCTGCGTGGACATCCGCACCGGTGAAGACAAGTGGAAGGAAGCCGGCTTCGGCCCCGGACAGGTCATCCTCGCTGGTGACCAGATCATCGCCACCAGCGACAAAGGCGAAATCGTCGTCGCACAGGCCCAACCTAGCCAATACAAGGAAACAGCCCGCAAAGACGTGCTCGATGGCAAAGTCTGGAGCTACCCCATCCTCGCCGGTGGCAAAATCTTTGCCCGCAGTACCACCGAAGGCGTCTGCCTCGATCTGAACTGA